In Pedobacter sp. W3I1, one DNA window encodes the following:
- a CDS encoding alpha/beta fold hydrolase — MFVKKIMYKLFAFLTVLFILVSCKKDKSPEVSFHESILQLSTHNLATYSIGSNSKYLVVFESGLGNDHSIWQTKRVAEDIGAKMDVVIYDRAGYGKSTIDHTPRDINRLRIELQSVVDKYANGRKVILVGHSLGGMVIRDFAIKNPGMIAALLFVDPSHENVLRLTQEAEDILYNSINSSNGPDFGGTKETRQLIEDAQYMTTLPNLPNVPVVVLTGMKSDPGSTGNTQDLYNAHELLKSGVTDFTHIPDTNSGHFIMIDNPGLIIEKINLLISKLP; from the coding sequence ATGTTTGTAAAAAAAATCATGTATAAGCTTTTTGCGTTTTTAACAGTCCTGTTTATCTTAGTGTCCTGCAAAAAAGACAAATCACCGGAAGTGTCTTTTCATGAAAGTATATTGCAATTAAGTACGCACAACCTGGCAACCTATTCCATTGGATCAAACAGCAAATATCTGGTTGTTTTTGAATCAGGGCTTGGCAATGACCATTCAATATGGCAAACCAAGAGAGTTGCTGAAGATATTGGTGCTAAAATGGATGTGGTGATTTATGACAGGGCCGGCTATGGAAAATCTACTATTGATCATACACCAAGGGATATCAATAGACTTAGAATTGAGCTCCAATCAGTAGTAGACAAATACGCTAATGGACGAAAAGTGATATTGGTTGGTCATTCTTTAGGAGGCATGGTTATAAGGGATTTTGCCATTAAAAACCCAGGTATGATTGCAGCATTATTGTTCGTTGATCCCTCACACGAAAATGTTCTTCGTCTTACACAGGAGGCGGAGGATATACTTTATAATTCCATCAATAGCAGTAATGGTCCAGATTTTGGCGGAACGAAAGAAACCAGACAATTAATTGAAGATGCACAATACATGACAACCTTACCCAATCTGCCGAATGTTCCAGTGGTTGTTTTGACTGGGATGAAATCAGATCCCGGTTCAACGGGAAACACTCAGGATCTGTATAACGCCCACGAATTGTTAAAAAGCGGTGTTACGGACTTTACTCATATCCCGGATACAAATTCCGGGCATTTTATTATGATAGACAACCCAGGTCTTATAATTGAAAAAATTAATTTGTTGATTTCTAAATTGCCGTAA
- a CDS encoding MarR family winged helix-turn-helix transcriptional regulator: MNNKNPTATVLYLIEQAIKEYRKISQRNISKIVKDITIDQCLVLIILNKDDKISQNELANLVFKDNASITRMIELMVKKDYLNRTIHKEDRRKFNLEITEKGKKTLELINPIAKLNRETALNGLSLEEINLLEKTLNKIITNCKI, from the coding sequence ATGAATAACAAAAACCCAACAGCAACAGTACTTTATTTGATTGAACAAGCAATTAAGGAGTATAGGAAAATATCACAGAGGAATATCTCAAAAATTGTAAAAGATATTACAATAGATCAATGTCTAGTCTTAATAATCCTTAACAAGGATGACAAAATTTCTCAAAATGAATTGGCAAATCTTGTATTTAAGGATAATGCATCCATCACGAGAATGATAGAATTAATGGTTAAAAAAGATTATCTAAATAGAACTATTCATAAAGAAGATAGAAGGAAATTTAATCTTGAAATAACCGAAAAAGGAAAAAAAACGCTAGAATTAATAAACCCAATTGCAAAACTAAATAGAGAAACGGCACTAAATGGTCTGTCGTTAGAAGAGATTAATTTACTCGAAAAAACATTAAATAAAATAATTACTAATTGTAAAATCTAA
- a CDS encoding S41 family peptidase: MKKVFNLLLIYVVICFNSKANAQDFTERNKQILEIADNINEYYIFEDVANQLSKKLKSEIDLKTFDNLTDAEFAKSLSSYLTKNGNDLHFNVLYRPGKEEEKAVNEKELLKKYDAINKQWNYGFDKVMRLDGNIGYIEYTGFPEGNKSAQQILVATMNFVSNTNALIIDLRNNRGGDGKMVRLFLSYFFNERIKLSEIYTRYNNKTEEKYTYKKVNGKKYLDKPVYLLVNNNTISAAEALAYNLQQNKIAKVIGDKTYGAANPVKVFFIGKKYQLFIPISVEKNAVTKTNWEHTGINVDEKVNSEKALIKAQIIALKNLLKSNTKTELTENEIKEKILKLEKQL, from the coding sequence ATGAAAAAAGTATTTAATCTATTATTAATCTACGTTGTAATCTGCTTCAACTCAAAAGCGAATGCCCAGGATTTTACAGAACGAAATAAACAAATATTGGAAATAGCAGATAACATTAATGAATATTACATTTTTGAAGATGTTGCAAATCAACTTTCTAAAAAATTAAAATCAGAAATAGATCTTAAAACTTTTGACAATCTTACTGATGCAGAATTTGCAAAATCGCTCTCCTCCTATTTAACAAAAAACGGAAATGATTTACATTTCAATGTATTATACCGTCCAGGTAAAGAAGAAGAAAAAGCAGTCAATGAAAAGGAATTGCTAAAAAAATACGATGCTATTAATAAACAGTGGAATTATGGTTTTGATAAAGTGATGAGATTAGATGGGAATATCGGTTATATTGAATATACCGGATTTCCCGAAGGAAATAAATCTGCTCAACAAATTTTAGTTGCTACAATGAATTTTGTCTCAAATACAAATGCTTTGATTATAGATTTAAGAAACAATCGAGGCGGTGATGGCAAAATGGTAAGGCTATTTTTAAGTTATTTTTTTAATGAAAGAATTAAATTAAGTGAGATTTACACCAGATATAATAATAAAACCGAAGAGAAGTACACATATAAAAAAGTAAATGGCAAAAAGTATTTAGATAAACCAGTATACCTCCTTGTAAACAATAATACCATTTCTGCCGCTGAAGCATTAGCATATAATTTACAGCAAAATAAAATTGCAAAGGTAATTGGAGATAAAACCTATGGAGCAGCAAATCCTGTAAAAGTATTTTTTATTGGCAAAAAATATCAGTTATTCATCCCAATATCAGTTGAAAAAAATGCGGTCACAAAAACGAATTGGGAGCATACAGGTATTAATGTTGATGAAAAAGTAAATTCTGAAAAAGCATTAATAAAAGCGCAAATTATAGCACTTAAAAATCTGTTAAAATCAAACACAAAAACAGAATTAACGGAAAATGAAATTAAAGAAAAGATTTTGAAATTAGAAAAACAATTGTAG
- a CDS encoding helix-turn-helix domain-containing protein, translated as MQNEKCITEGCNLTYAVCKIGGRWKLIILCKLEEGKLRFSEIRKQIPGITERMLTLQLRDMEKEGLVKRTVYAEVPPRVDYELTEIASDLIPIWRQLENWGAKHKVLMK; from the coding sequence ATGCAAAACGAGAAATGCATTACCGAGGGATGCAATTTGACGTATGCTGTCTGTAAAATAGGTGGGCGGTGGAAGTTAATCATCTTGTGTAAATTGGAAGAAGGTAAGTTGAGATTTAGTGAAATAAGAAAACAAATTCCAGGCATTACGGAGAGAATGCTCACACTTCAATTGCGTGACATGGAAAAAGAAGGATTGGTAAAACGTACCGTTTATGCGGAAGTTCCACCACGAGTAGATTATGAACTTACAGAAATTGCAAGCGATTTAATTCCGATTTGGCGCCAGTTAGAAAATTGGGGTGCAAAACATAAAGTTTTAATGAAATGA
- a CDS encoding alpha/beta hydrolase, translated as MKLSEQVQKVLTKIQNIEVPEGLSPWEAGRVFYEKFIPLAGEKETVFKIDEKELTNNAHSIRLRIYRPNDHDRSPFIIYFHGGWFNAGNLETHDTPLRQLANLSQAVIIAIDYRLAPEHAFPAGLNDCEFAVKWIIENASFLNLNPTKITIAGDSAGGTLAATITRKFRKNINAQLLIYPVTDNSLKTPSWKEFQNGPLLDLKGGIQAWDWYLSGSADRNNPDAVPLLADDLQNLPPTFVAVAEYDPLRDEGILYAEKLKANGININLKLYKGTTHGFFQMGGFIDDTKVLMQDMAEFIKTQNS; from the coding sequence ATGAAATTATCAGAACAAGTACAAAAGGTATTGACGAAAATACAAAATATTGAAGTACCGGAGGGTCTAAGCCCCTGGGAAGCAGGAAGAGTTTTTTATGAAAAATTTATACCACTAGCAGGAGAAAAAGAAACTGTTTTTAAAATCGATGAAAAAGAATTAACCAATAATGCGCATTCGATCAGGCTAAGAATTTATCGGCCGAATGATCATGACCGATCACCTTTTATCATTTATTTTCATGGAGGCTGGTTCAATGCCGGAAATCTTGAAACCCACGATACTCCGTTACGCCAGCTAGCCAACTTGTCACAGGCGGTTATCATTGCGATAGATTACCGGCTTGCACCGGAACATGCCTTTCCGGCTGGCTTAAATGATTGTGAGTTTGCCGTGAAATGGATTATTGAAAATGCATCTTTTCTTAATCTCAATCCAACTAAAATAACTATAGCAGGAGACAGTGCAGGAGGTACTCTGGCAGCTACAATTACCAGAAAATTTCGTAAAAACATAAATGCTCAACTACTTATTTATCCTGTAACAGATAATTCTTTGAAAACACCTTCCTGGAAAGAGTTTCAAAATGGTCCTCTATTAGATTTAAAAGGGGGCATTCAGGCCTGGGACTGGTATTTATCCGGATCAGCGGACCGGAACAATCCAGATGCCGTTCCACTACTGGCAGATGATTTACAGAATTTACCCCCAACTTTTGTTGCAGTCGCCGAATATGACCCTTTGAGAGATGAGGGTATTCTTTATGCTGAAAAACTCAAAGCAAACGGCATAAACATTAACCTGAAGCTGTACAAGGGGACAACCCACGGTTTCTTTCAAATGGGTGGTTTTATTGATGACACAAAAGTTTTAATGCAGGATATGGCCGAATTTATTAAAACTCAAAATTCTTAA
- a CDS encoding MFS transporter, which produces MKKYAYIGCLGFLAVITTEFGIIGILPQVAEHYQISIDKAGYLLSAFALVIALTGPFMTLLASGFNRKKVMLTAIFIFLITGIVSSFSPPFWLLMVVRILPAFLQPVYIATALAVAISRADKNRENELMSIVFSGVAIAMVTTVPIATFLASLRSWEYSFVVQAIVSFVALTGIFFLLPSMPVKEKKSYGSQLKILTKPTFIISTAMNFFMITAWFSTYSYFAEYLNKAKGMDNTMVSYMLFVFGVIGVFSNWVAGKMLNKNIAKTTAFFLSGTILIPILLHFSGGDTIATIIAIGIWGFLYSPSFLNASTYMISSAPDSLEFANSLATSFGNLGVTLGTTLGGWMIITKGVEYNPWIGLIFGILAFLMIALRSFLEEKH; this is translated from the coding sequence ATGAAAAAATACGCGTACATCGGTTGTCTTGGTTTTTTGGCAGTAATTACAACTGAATTTGGTATCATAGGCATTTTGCCACAAGTTGCTGAACATTACCAGATTAGCATCGATAAGGCAGGGTATTTATTAAGTGCCTTTGCTTTGGTTATCGCCTTGACCGGTCCTTTTATGACTTTATTGGCATCGGGTTTTAACCGTAAAAAAGTTATGCTTACCGCTATCTTTATTTTTCTAATAACAGGCATTGTATCATCTTTTTCACCGCCTTTCTGGCTGTTGATGGTAGTTAGAATATTACCTGCATTCCTGCAACCTGTTTATATTGCCACTGCTTTGGCTGTTGCAATTTCAAGGGCAGATAAAAACCGCGAAAACGAACTGATGAGTATCGTATTCAGCGGTGTTGCTATTGCCATGGTTACCACCGTTCCGATTGCCACTTTCCTGGCAAGTTTAAGGTCTTGGGAATACTCTTTCGTAGTGCAGGCAATCGTGAGTTTTGTGGCCTTAACAGGAATTTTCTTTCTGTTGCCCTCAATGCCCGTAAAAGAAAAAAAATCTTACGGAAGCCAGTTGAAAATATTGACGAAACCTACTTTTATCATCAGTACCGCAATGAACTTTTTTATGATTACGGCCTGGTTCTCAACATATAGTTATTTTGCCGAGTATCTGAACAAAGCAAAAGGTATGGACAATACAATGGTCAGCTACATGCTGTTTGTATTTGGCGTTATCGGGGTATTCTCCAATTGGGTTGCAGGAAAAATGCTGAACAAGAACATAGCAAAAACTACCGCTTTTTTCCTGTCGGGAACTATTCTGATCCCCATATTATTGCATTTCTCAGGCGGAGATACAATAGCGACCATTATCGCCATTGGAATATGGGGTTTTCTTTATTCACCAAGTTTTCTAAACGCTTCTACTTATATGATTTCATCCGCGCCCGATAGTTTGGAATTTGCCAACAGTTTAGCAACTTCATTCGGCAATTTGGGGGTAACGTTGGGAACAACCTTAGGCGGCTGGATGATCATTACAAAAGGTGTGGAATATAATCCGTGGATAGGATTGATTTTCGGTATTTTGGCATTTCTCATGATAGCGTTAAGAAGTTTTTTGGAAGAGAAACACTAG
- a CDS encoding Crp/Fnr family transcriptional regulator, producing the protein MDNFQALFDYVQKFSGKTLSADDKQIFIAHFKPKKIRKRQYFLQEGDVCKYTGFIVKGAAKTFTIDEKGHEHILKLSIENWWLADFESFYKLTPSRFNIEALEDMEILQITHSMVEEFIKPIPAFSAMQNVLSQNNTIAAQKRMQSSISQTGEERFQELVNDYPHFIQRFPQNLIASYLGLTPETLSRIRKNASK; encoded by the coding sequence ATGGATAATTTTCAAGCGCTGTTCGATTACGTTCAAAAATTTTCTGGCAAAACGCTTTCAGCAGACGATAAGCAAATATTTATCGCACATTTCAAACCTAAAAAAATCCGGAAGCGACAATACTTTTTACAGGAAGGCGATGTATGTAAATATACCGGATTCATTGTGAAAGGCGCAGCCAAGACGTTTACGATAGATGAAAAAGGACATGAGCATATATTAAAATTAAGCATTGAAAACTGGTGGTTAGCTGATTTTGAAAGTTTTTACAAGTTGACACCAAGCCGCTTTAACATAGAAGCGCTGGAAGACATGGAGATCTTACAAATAACCCATAGCATGGTAGAGGAATTCATAAAACCTATTCCTGCCTTTTCAGCAATGCAGAACGTGCTGAGTCAAAACAACACCATAGCTGCTCAGAAAAGAATGCAATCTTCCATCAGTCAAACCGGTGAAGAACGATTTCAAGAACTTGTTAACGATTATCCGCACTTTATACAGCGGTTTCCGCAAAACTTAATTGCTTCCTACCTGGGTTTAACACCGGAAACCTTGAGCCGGATCAGGAAGAACGCCTCAAAATAA
- a CDS encoding SDR family NAD(P)-dependent oxidoreductase, producing MSKLKNKVAVITGGNSGIGFGIAEAFKSEGAAGAIVGRNHLTLELAAAQLGNDFIAINADVTNFADLERVFKNTAEKFGKIDVLVANAGAGTTGTVADVSEADYNKTMDLNLKSVYFTVQKALPYMNDGGSIILIGSNAAHRAYPSFGLYGAAKAAVIFLAKSFSNDLLARKIRVNVITPGTTDTPAFDKFVPAEQIEAVKTQFASVMPIGRIGQPSDIGKTAVFLASEDSSFLLGAELLVDGGMTYLAK from the coding sequence ATGAGTAAATTAAAAAACAAAGTAGCCGTAATTACGGGCGGCAATAGCGGTATTGGATTTGGTATTGCTGAAGCATTTAAAAGTGAAGGCGCTGCCGGAGCTATTGTGGGTAGAAATCACCTAACTTTAGAACTTGCTGCTGCTCAACTGGGCAATGATTTTATAGCCATCAATGCAGATGTAACTAACTTTGCCGATTTAGAAAGAGTTTTTAAAAATACAGCCGAAAAATTTGGCAAAATAGATGTACTGGTAGCCAACGCCGGTGCAGGAACAACCGGAACAGTGGCAGATGTGAGCGAAGCTGACTACAACAAAACCATGGACCTTAATCTGAAAAGCGTTTACTTCACTGTACAAAAAGCCTTACCTTATATGAATGATGGCGGGTCTATCATTCTTATCGGGTCAAATGCCGCACATCGGGCATATCCATCATTTGGGCTTTACGGCGCTGCAAAAGCTGCAGTGATCTTTTTGGCGAAAAGCTTTTCAAATGACTTGTTAGCAAGAAAGATAAGGGTAAATGTAATCACACCGGGTACTACAGACACACCTGCATTTGATAAGTTCGTTCCTGCAGAACAAATAGAGGCTGTGAAAACACAATTTGCCAGTGTGATGCCGATAGGCAGGATCGGGCAGCCGTCTGACATTGGTAAAACAGCGGTTTTCCTCGCTTCTGAAGATTCTTCATTCTTGCTTGGCGCCGAACTTCTTGTTGATGGTGGCATGACCTACTTAGCTAAGTAA
- a CDS encoding manganese catalase family protein has product MFYHDNNLQYKVRVDKPNPAFAKLLQQAIGGIEGEIRVCLQYLFQAWGNRGPNKYRDMLLDTGTEEISHIEMLCTAVALNLDGATHELKDKIAGENPIVSNILGGMDPRQVLSSGLAAMAVDSNGVPFNGSWVVGSGNIAADMYANVMAESTGRVLATRLYELTDDSGMKDMLSFLITRDAMHQNQWLAVLEDLGGVGENLPIPNTFPRENHVPGFDYAFVSTNIEKPGESQGRWSSGPSIDGKGEFHVLTAQPGPPIPDLGIPDVKGYAQQQQMTGGDKGLIENIKDTILP; this is encoded by the coding sequence ATGTTTTATCATGACAACAACCTGCAGTACAAGGTTCGGGTAGACAAACCTAATCCTGCATTTGCAAAACTATTGCAGCAAGCTATCGGCGGCATTGAAGGAGAGATCAGGGTTTGCCTACAGTACTTATTTCAGGCATGGGGAAATCGCGGACCAAATAAATACCGCGACATGCTTTTAGACACCGGGACTGAAGAAATCTCCCACATTGAAATGCTTTGTACCGCTGTAGCATTGAATCTGGATGGCGCTACCCATGAGCTGAAAGATAAAATTGCCGGGGAAAATCCGATTGTCAGCAATATCCTTGGCGGGATGGATCCTCGCCAGGTTTTATCTTCGGGTTTAGCTGCTATGGCCGTAGACAGTAACGGTGTACCTTTCAATGGATCGTGGGTGGTAGGTAGCGGAAACATTGCAGCCGATATGTATGCAAACGTGATGGCTGAATCAACAGGGAGGGTTTTAGCAACCAGACTTTACGAACTGACCGACGATTCAGGAATGAAGGACATGCTTTCTTTTTTGATTACCAGAGATGCCATGCACCAAAATCAATGGCTTGCTGTACTGGAAGATTTGGGTGGTGTAGGCGAGAATTTACCCATTCCTAATACTTTTCCAAGAGAAAACCATGTGCCTGGATTTGATTATGCTTTCGTATCAACCAATATCGAAAAGCCTGGAGAGTCACAGGGCAGGTGGTCAAGTGGGCCATCAATTGATGGAAAAGGTGAGTTCCATGTACTTACCGCTCAGCCTGGTCCTCCGATTCCGGATTTGGGTATTCCAGATGTGAAAGGTTATGCACAGCAGCAGCAAATGACTGGTGGGGATAAAGGATTGATTGAGAATATTAAAGATACCATCCTACCTTAA
- a CDS encoding SDR family oxidoreductase produces MKIKYINSMARANFLAKRNLFLYGGFAALLGIICSGCATSAPGIGLQKKIAQKTYVIIGASSGFGRGVAEKLGSYGAKVIIAARRGEALEEVAHTVRSNGGTAITMPMDISKPADLAKIQALALKEFGHVDVWINMAGVGAIGRFWEIPIADQARIVEINLTGFIYASHAAITIFKNQGFGTLINMGSIESINPLAYHASYSATKAGVLNLSKTIGQELRLAGYDRIKVVTIEPWAVDTPFWRHAANYSGGTPRMAAIDPPSKVVNAVIRASIRPRRELSVGWKAKGAKFSHWLLPGFTERISANIAHRYQIRKAPPADTTSGSVFKPMKEGTGVDDGVRKRIKKEKELQHKH; encoded by the coding sequence ATGAAAATCAAATACATAAACAGCATGGCCAGGGCCAACTTTTTAGCGAAGCGAAATCTATTTTTGTACGGGGGATTTGCGGCATTGTTAGGCATAATATGCAGTGGCTGTGCTACCTCTGCGCCTGGCATTGGCTTACAGAAGAAAATAGCGCAGAAAACATATGTGATTATTGGTGCTTCAAGCGGATTTGGCAGAGGAGTGGCAGAAAAACTGGGCAGTTACGGCGCAAAAGTGATCATAGCTGCTCGAAGGGGTGAGGCCCTGGAAGAGGTGGCACACACGGTCCGGTCTAATGGCGGAACCGCGATCACTATGCCAATGGATATCAGCAAGCCAGCAGATCTGGCCAAAATTCAGGCACTTGCCCTTAAAGAATTTGGCCATGTTGATGTATGGATTAACATGGCGGGTGTAGGTGCCATCGGGAGATTTTGGGAAATTCCCATAGCAGATCAGGCGAGGATTGTAGAAATAAATCTCACGGGATTTATTTATGCAAGTCACGCCGCGATCACGATCTTCAAAAATCAGGGTTTTGGAACATTGATAAACATGGGCTCAATTGAAAGTATCAATCCACTTGCTTATCATGCTTCTTATTCAGCTACAAAAGCCGGCGTCCTGAATCTTTCTAAAACAATCGGTCAAGAGCTGAGGCTGGCGGGTTATGACCGAATTAAGGTAGTTACAATTGAGCCCTGGGCTGTAGACACTCCATTCTGGCGTCATGCCGCCAATTACAGTGGCGGAACGCCGAGAATGGCCGCTATAGATCCGCCGTCTAAAGTAGTTAATGCGGTCATCCGTGCCTCAATCAGGCCAAGAAGAGAACTTAGCGTTGGATGGAAAGCCAAAGGGGCTAAATTTTCGCATTGGCTTTTGCCGGGATTTACCGAACGTATTTCTGCAAACATCGCTCACCGCTACCAGATCAGAAAGGCACCACCTGCGGATACGACTTCTGGTTCAGTTTTTAAACCAATGAAGGAAGGTACCGGCGTTGACGATGGCGTACGAAAGCGAATAAAAAAAGAAAAGGAACTGCAACATAAGCATTAG
- a CDS encoding DUF4142 domain-containing protein yields the protein MIRRTFKFTSVIAITAVASLSLGCNMADKRSSMEKDSVSNDTAVKDHVGGVETFETNMEEDAADYLKDASQALVIQDSLLTVALSSKGNADVKAYAKNARDRVRFQKKNLESFCNKNKVLLNEDLRTEQIDSLRWLSRQAGVVFDRQFYNYLSAELNKNIKAYQAAANARQQRVKNFVKDELPRVKKEQELLNVLGSKIKQNKAG from the coding sequence ATGATTAGAAGAACTTTCAAATTTACATCTGTAATTGCCATCACTGCAGTGGCAAGTCTGAGTTTGGGTTGCAACATGGCCGATAAGCGGTCATCAATGGAAAAAGATAGTGTTTCAAACGATACTGCAGTTAAAGATCATGTTGGTGGGGTTGAGACTTTTGAAACAAATATGGAAGAAGACGCTGCAGATTATTTAAAAGATGCCAGCCAGGCGCTGGTTATTCAGGATAGCTTGCTCACTGTTGCCTTGTCTTCAAAGGGCAATGCGGATGTGAAAGCCTACGCTAAAAATGCCAGGGATCGGGTTCGGTTTCAAAAGAAAAATCTGGAGAGCTTTTGCAATAAAAACAAAGTGCTTTTAAATGAAGACTTACGTACCGAACAAATTGATTCGCTCCGCTGGTTATCCCGGCAAGCAGGTGTTGTCTTCGACCGGCAATTTTATAATTACTTATCAGCAGAGCTGAATAAAAACATTAAAGCCTACCAGGCTGCAGCAAATGCCAGACAACAGCGGGTTAAAAACTTCGTAAAAGATGAGCTACCCAGAGTTAAAAAAGAACAGGAACTTTTAAATGTATTAGGAAGCAAGATTAAACAGAACAAAGCTGGTTAA
- a CDS encoding alpha-amylase family protein, which produces MKIIDQHGFLLNHKIVLFLCLFGMVSCRHETKEFSASVPDEWYRNSIVYNLDVDVFNDSDGDGIGDFKGLAEKLSYLDSLGIEVLWLSPFQPTPDKDDGYDVSDYYGIDPRLGTMADFDGFISEAKKHNIKIIMDMVLNHTSIEHPWYKKARSDSSVKYRSRYVWSKTKPRDFDEGMVFEGFQSETWSYDEVAGRYYFHRFYDFQPDLNYRNREVQQEAIKILRFWSAKGIKGFRLDAVPFIIDVPESGAAKPAKMFGVLDSIVRGAKSIDNQTLLLGEANVEPKENIDYFGEKGERLQMMFNFYVNQYLFYSMATGKTGTLIRALNETRLKPPHSQWAYFLRNHDEIDLGRLSKSQRNKVYEKFGPEANMQLYKRGIRRRLAPMLHNPERIKMAYSILYSLPGAPVIRSGEEIGMGDDLTLAERLSVRTPMQWNSMENAGFSTAQKTFRPVVSMGEYAYQKVNVASQLSDKESLLNFIKLLISVRKSLPELGVSDWQVLDLGNDAVLAIAYKTPSGKITIIHNFGDKATEVTLPLTGKQKVLVGSWQAGENGRLKMEPYGRLWLKG; this is translated from the coding sequence ATGAAGATTATAGATCAGCATGGATTCCTGTTAAATCACAAAATAGTGCTTTTTCTTTGTCTTTTCGGTATGGTTTCCTGCAGGCACGAAACCAAAGAATTCTCAGCATCAGTTCCTGATGAATGGTACCGCAATAGTATCGTGTACAATCTGGACGTTGACGTTTTTAATGACAGTGATGGTGATGGGATAGGAGATTTTAAAGGGCTGGCTGAAAAACTATCCTATCTGGATTCATTGGGGATAGAGGTGCTGTGGCTCTCTCCGTTCCAGCCAACTCCTGACAAAGATGACGGCTATGATGTGAGTGATTATTATGGTATCGACCCAAGACTTGGGACCATGGCCGATTTTGACGGTTTTATATCTGAGGCAAAAAAGCATAATATCAAGATCATTATGGATATGGTACTTAACCATACCTCCATTGAGCACCCCTGGTATAAAAAAGCACGTTCGGATAGTAGCGTGAAATACCGTTCCAGATATGTTTGGTCAAAAACCAAGCCTCGGGATTTTGATGAGGGGATGGTTTTTGAAGGATTCCAGAGCGAAACATGGTCTTATGATGAGGTAGCAGGTAGGTACTATTTTCACCGCTTTTATGATTTTCAGCCTGACCTGAACTACCGGAATAGGGAGGTACAGCAGGAAGCGATCAAGATTTTGCGGTTCTGGTCTGCAAAAGGTATAAAGGGTTTTAGACTTGATGCTGTGCCTTTCATCATCGATGTACCTGAATCTGGAGCGGCAAAACCGGCCAAGATGTTCGGTGTACTGGATTCAATCGTTAGGGGAGCAAAGTCAATTGATAACCAGACCCTTCTTTTAGGAGAGGCTAATGTAGAACCAAAGGAAAATATAGACTATTTCGGGGAAAAAGGCGAGCGGTTGCAGATGATGTTCAACTTTTATGTCAATCAGTACCTGTTTTATTCTATGGCTACAGGAAAAACCGGTACACTGATCAGGGCATTGAATGAAACCAGACTAAAGCCCCCACACTCACAATGGGCCTATTTTTTGCGGAACCATGATGAGATTGATTTGGGAAGGCTGAGTAAATCTCAGCGCAATAAAGTTTATGAGAAATTTGGACCGGAAGCTAATATGCAGCTTTACAAGCGGGGCATTAGGCGGCGTCTGGCGCCGATGCTGCACAATCCGGAACGGATTAAAATGGCTTATAGCATACTTTATTCGTTACCAGGGGCGCCGGTGATCCGCTCGGGAGAGGAAATTGGGATGGGTGATGATCTGACTTTGGCTGAAAGACTGTCTGTACGCACCCCGATGCAATGGAATAGTATGGAAAATGCCGGGTTCAGTACTGCACAGAAAACCTTTAGGCCTGTCGTTTCCATGGGAGAATATGCCTATCAGAAAGTTAACGTTGCCTCGCAATTATCAGATAAAGAGTCTTTACTGAATTTTATAAAATTGCTGATATCGGTACGCAAATCCCTGCCCGAACTGGGCGTTTCGGATTGGCAGGTGTTGGATTTGGGAAATGATGCGGTCCTGGCCATTGCGTATAAGACCCCATCTGGAAAAATCACTATCATCCATAATTTTGGTGATAAAGCCACCGAAGTAACGCTTCCACTTACCGGAAAACAAAAGGTGCTTGTTGGTAGTTGGCAGGCCGGAGAGAACGGGAGGCTGAAAATGGAGCCCTATGGACGGCTTTGGCTTAAAGGATAA